Proteins encoded by one window of Paenibacillus sp. DCT19:
- a CDS encoding L-cystine transporter, with amino-acid sequence MDTFLIILNVVVMLILLGVLFWMQKKHISFTKRVFTGLGIGVVYGVVLQLLYSSGSDIITKSVDWFNLAGSGYVRLLQMVVIPLIMVSIISAIMNLKGKQNLGKMSISIIAILLITTAIAASVSIVTSLSFNLTSIEIEGGDRELAQGQRMEERLVDVKDQTIPQQVLEFIPSNPFADMTGERRTSTLAVVIFSAFIGVAVLGLDRKKPQQAETFRGMVNAVYAVVMRIVTLVLRLTPYGILALITKVTATTNPDEILKLIKFVIASYVALFVMFIIHLIIIALFGFNPITYVKKVLPTLVFAFTSRSSAAAIPLNVETQTKKLGVSDGIANLSASFGATIGQNGCAGIYPAMLAVMIAPTVGIDPLSWDFIITLILVVMISSFGVAGVGGGATFASLIVLSTMNLPVALAGLLISVEPLIDMGRTALNVNGSMTSGLVSSKLLKENDQDTFSNPTPDLDGAAQA; translated from the coding sequence GTGGATACATTTTTAATTATTTTGAACGTCGTAGTTATGCTCATTCTTCTAGGTGTCCTTTTCTGGATGCAGAAGAAACACATCTCATTTACGAAACGTGTGTTTACAGGTTTGGGCATCGGGGTCGTTTACGGCGTTGTGCTTCAACTGCTCTATTCATCGGGTTCTGATATTATTACCAAGTCAGTCGATTGGTTTAACCTTGCCGGTTCAGGCTATGTTCGTTTGCTACAAATGGTCGTTATTCCTTTAATCATGGTGTCGATCATTTCGGCAATCATGAATCTGAAGGGGAAACAAAATCTAGGTAAGATGAGTATATCCATCATCGCCATTCTTCTTATCACAACTGCAATCGCTGCAAGTGTGAGTATCGTAACAAGCTTGAGCTTTAATCTGACTTCCATTGAGATTGAGGGAGGAGATCGGGAGCTTGCACAAGGTCAACGGATGGAGGAACGTCTCGTCGATGTGAAAGATCAGACGATTCCGCAGCAGGTATTGGAATTTATTCCATCTAACCCATTCGCAGATATGACAGGTGAACGTCGTACATCTACATTGGCAGTTGTTATTTTCTCTGCATTTATCGGTGTAGCGGTACTTGGCTTGGATCGCAAAAAACCACAGCAGGCTGAAACGTTCCGTGGAATGGTGAATGCGGTGTATGCCGTAGTTATGCGGATTGTTACGCTGGTGCTACGGTTGACGCCGTACGGTATTTTGGCGTTGATCACGAAGGTCACAGCGACAACGAATCCGGATGAGATATTGAAGCTCATTAAATTTGTTATCGCGTCCTACGTTGCGTTGTTCGTGATGTTCATTATTCATTTAATTATTATTGCTCTGTTTGGTTTCAACCCTATCACTTATGTGAAGAAGGTTCTGCCAACACTGGTATTTGCATTTACTTCCCGTTCCAGTGCAGCGGCTATCCCGCTTAATGTAGAGACACAGACGAAGAAGTTGGGTGTCTCCGATGGTATTGCGAATCTGTCGGCAAGCTTCGGGGCTACAATTGGTCAAAACGGCTGCGCCGGGATATATCCGGCCATGCTCGCGGTTATGATTGCTCCTACGGTCGGCATCGATCCGCTTAGCTGGGACTTCATTATTACCCTGATCCTTGTGGTCATGATCAGTTCATTCGGCGTAGCCGGTGTAGGTGGCGGGGCAACCTTCGCTTCCCTGATCGTGTTGTCCACGATGAATCTGCCTGTTGCTCTGGCAGGCTTGTTGATCTCCGTTGAACCACTTATCGACATGGGTCGTACGGCGCTTAACGTTAATGGTTCGATGACATCAGGTCTCGTTTCCAGTAAATTGTTGAAAGAGAATGATCAGGATACCTTCAGCAACCCGACTCCTGATCTGGATGGTGCCGCTCAGGCGTAA
- a CDS encoding methyl-accepting chemotaxis protein, with amino-acid sequence MFRNRTVAGKIRGMLFLVLLVASLLFSISFYAVSMNIIQSYVLPQFDKVLNTSIQDIYKNISSSKISQVESGGAGSDGAALTVESYLAEKAKEHSLDAAYVVALQDGTAKIVIANNASGMKAGEEIVVESAMNTAIETKALAISEVYSDAFGVHKAAFIPVAGSNMLMAVSMDAQFIQSKIAQIFWLCLGITALTFVLGWLISTSMIKRVTRPIISLVQHSKQISQGDLTTQLQIKGQDEIAQLATSFQTMTHNLKEMISRVLSTSDEVVEGSNDLLNRVESMSSMVKNSSQSAEEAEKGSVSIATSAAENARAMEEITQGIMHIASSSAEVSEQIGEAASEAVNGNRLAQNAVEQMERVGQTASESLRYVETMNERSIAIGTIVTSIFEITKQINMLSLNASIEAARAGEHGRGFAVVAGEVRKLAEQSKTATEEISDYLNTIREDAERSVDAMNRVTQEIGSGTHVVQQAGSAFQQLNELIQNVNLTIQTVSASTQQVSAGAEQVSASVEETAQITSKSRQSMQEIASTADLQLNEMDSHSGTVRHLHEQAVELQAAMKKFKIN; translated from the coding sequence ATGTTTCGTAATCGCACGGTCGCTGGCAAAATAAGAGGAATGCTGTTCCTCGTATTGCTAGTCGCATCCCTGTTGTTTAGTATCAGTTTTTATGCAGTATCGATGAATATTATTCAAAGTTATGTACTCCCGCAATTCGACAAGGTCTTAAACACGTCTATTCAGGATATATACAAAAACATCTCTTCGTCCAAAATTTCGCAAGTCGAAAGCGGTGGAGCCGGTTCCGATGGTGCTGCTCTAACGGTTGAATCCTATCTGGCTGAGAAAGCAAAGGAACATAGCTTGGATGCAGCTTACGTTGTTGCTCTTCAAGACGGAACTGCCAAAATCGTAATTGCCAACAATGCCTCAGGTATGAAGGCTGGAGAAGAAATTGTAGTTGAATCTGCAATGAATACAGCAATTGAAACGAAAGCATTAGCTATTAGTGAAGTTTATTCCGACGCTTTTGGCGTACATAAGGCTGCTTTTATACCTGTAGCAGGTAGTAATATGCTCATGGCGGTAAGCATGGATGCACAATTCATTCAGTCCAAGATTGCGCAAATTTTCTGGTTGTGCCTTGGTATTACTGCACTGACCTTTGTACTTGGATGGCTGATCTCAACGAGTATGATTAAGAGAGTTACCCGTCCAATTATTTCACTCGTACAACATAGTAAACAAATTTCACAGGGTGATCTAACGACCCAGCTTCAGATTAAAGGTCAAGACGAAATTGCTCAACTCGCTACAAGCTTCCAAACGATGACTCATAACCTCAAAGAAATGATTAGTCGTGTTCTCTCTACCTCAGATGAAGTGGTTGAAGGTTCGAATGATCTGCTGAATCGGGTTGAATCCATGTCCAGTATGGTTAAAAACTCCAGTCAATCTGCCGAAGAAGCCGAGAAAGGCAGTGTAAGCATTGCCACGAGTGCTGCTGAGAATGCAAGAGCTATGGAGGAAATCACCCAGGGAATCATGCATATCGCTTCTTCCTCTGCCGAAGTATCAGAGCAGATTGGAGAAGCTGCTAGTGAAGCAGTGAACGGTAATCGTTTGGCACAGAATGCGGTAGAACAGATGGAACGTGTAGGTCAGACCGCAAGTGAATCCTTGCGTTATGTGGAAACGATGAATGAACGCTCTATCGCCATCGGTACCATCGTAACTTCCATTTTCGAAATTACGAAACAGATCAATATGCTGTCGCTTAATGCATCCATCGAAGCTGCACGCGCTGGTGAACACGGCCGCGGATTCGCTGTCGTTGCGGGAGAAGTTCGCAAGCTTGCGGAGCAATCCAAGACGGCAACCGAGGAAATCTCGGACTATCTGAACACGATTCGCGAGGATGCCGAGCGTTCTGTTGATGCCATGAACCGGGTAACGCAAGAGATTGGCTCAGGTACTCATGTGGTTCAACAAGCAGGCTCAGCCTTCCAGCAATTGAACGAATTAATTCAGAACGTAAACCTGACCATCCAGACGGTATCAGCTTCCACGCAGCAGGTATCAGCTGGGGCGGAGCAAGTTAGTGCCTCTGTTGAAGAGACGGCACAGATTACATCCAAATCCCGTCAGAGCATGCAGGAGATTGCCTCTACCGCAGATCTGCAACTGAACGAGATGGATTCCCACTCTGGTACGGTTCGTCACTTGCATGAACAAGCAGTCGAGTTACAGGCTGCCATGAAGAAATTCAAAATCAACTAA
- the cobU gene encoding bifunctional adenosylcobinamide kinase/adenosylcobinamide-phosphate guanylyltransferase, protein MSVLVTGGARSGKSSFAERLCMQRSSEAWYVATAQAYDDEMRERIRMHQQGREEAGYLWHTVEEPLALPEWITRMGASHTGMSAPTVLVDCLTLWLTNILLAHEHDPAHVIQGHIDALVSAVKSYPGLLVLVTNEVGDGIVPEYALGRRYRDLAGILNQRIAAICGEVFLVTVGIAIELKSKEYRI, encoded by the coding sequence ATGAGTGTGCTTGTAACTGGAGGGGCGCGAAGTGGCAAAAGCTCGTTTGCTGAACGTCTATGCATGCAACGCTCCTCAGAGGCTTGGTATGTGGCTACAGCTCAAGCCTATGATGACGAGATGCGTGAGCGAATCCGCATGCATCAGCAGGGACGTGAAGAAGCGGGATACCTGTGGCATACGGTAGAGGAACCATTAGCATTGCCTGAATGGATCACACGTATGGGAGCATCTCATACTGGGATGTCAGCTCCTACAGTATTGGTGGATTGTCTGACATTATGGCTGACCAATATTTTGCTTGCCCATGAACATGATCCTGCGCATGTCATACAAGGACATATAGATGCGCTCGTATCGGCTGTTAAGTCATATCCGGGACTACTTGTGCTTGTAACCAATGAAGTAGGGGATGGCATCGTTCCTGAATATGCTCTTGGACGAAGATACCGTGACCTTGCAGGCATATTGAATCAACGGATTGCAGCGATTTGCGGGGAAGTATTTCTAGTTACGGTGGGGATTGCGATTGAATTAAAGAGCAAGGAGTACCGTATATGA
- a CDS encoding iron ABC transporter permease → MSKKLAVYGTAGIGLLVLTVLICTGIGSVSLPVRDIAGILLHHIPWIGDWITPDWSTAAEQIIWKVRFPRVLLAVLVGASLAIAGAGFQGVLRNPLADPFTLGVSSGASVGAAFLIFFGLQYALIGIWTLPLVAFLTGVLTLWFVLALAREGRKIPTHSLILAGVVMQSFLGAVVSFLSTMSKQTINEIIYWTMGSLALRGWSYTAILFPYFLLGLIFLWSRARSLNVLALGERQAAHIGVQVDRLKLSVLAVGTLLTAGAVSVSGVIGFVGLVIPHILRLIVGPDYRLLVPLSAIGGAIFMVWADTIARTVLAPTEIPLGVVTAFVGAPFFAYLLHRNKKLRKGMMP, encoded by the coding sequence ATGAGTAAAAAGCTAGCGGTGTACGGGACGGCTGGGATAGGACTGCTTGTGTTGACGGTGCTGATCTGCACGGGCATTGGTTCAGTATCCTTGCCTGTCCGTGACATTGCAGGTATTCTGCTGCATCACATTCCGTGGATTGGGGATTGGATTACTCCCGATTGGAGCACAGCAGCAGAACAGATTATATGGAAGGTGCGATTCCCGCGGGTACTGCTTGCCGTGCTCGTGGGCGCCTCTCTAGCAATAGCGGGTGCTGGCTTCCAAGGGGTGCTTCGTAACCCTCTTGCAGATCCGTTTACGTTAGGCGTATCATCTGGTGCATCGGTGGGTGCAGCATTTCTGATTTTCTTCGGATTACAATATGCATTAATCGGAATCTGGACCTTGCCTTTGGTTGCGTTCCTAACCGGCGTGTTGACGCTATGGTTCGTGCTGGCACTGGCTCGTGAGGGTCGAAAAATACCAACACATAGCCTGATTCTGGCGGGCGTGGTCATGCAAAGTTTCCTAGGGGCAGTTGTCTCCTTCCTATCGACCATGTCGAAACAGACGATTAATGAAATTATATACTGGACGATGGGAAGTCTGGCACTGCGTGGGTGGTCGTATACGGCCATCCTTTTCCCATATTTTCTGCTTGGTCTGATCTTCCTCTGGAGTCGTGCACGTTCGTTGAATGTGCTTGCTCTGGGAGAGCGGCAAGCGGCTCACATTGGAGTTCAGGTGGATAGATTGAAGCTATCGGTGTTAGCGGTGGGCACGTTGCTCACAGCAGGAGCCGTATCGGTGTCAGGTGTCATCGGTTTTGTAGGCCTTGTCATTCCACATATTCTTAGGCTGATCGTAGGGCCGGACTATCGTCTGCTGGTACCATTATCCGCAATTGGCGGAGCCATCTTCATGGTGTGGGCAGATACGATCGCTCGTACAGTATTGGCACCGACTGAAATTCCACTTGGCGTTGTCACCGCATTTGTGGGTGCACCGTTCTTCGCCTACCTTTTGCACAGAAACAAGAAGCTTCGTAAAGGGATGATGCCATGA
- a CDS encoding ABC transporter ATP-binding protein, translating into MSKDTNYTVHANRNEPIHTGERADPSFDTQRGIRKPLIEVDGVGKRYGQHQALNGVSWQIAEGDWWGVVGPNGSGKSTLLQLLAGTESVSEGSIQLNGRNITSYSRKDLSRMIAVLQQDGLPAISYPVRDVVEMGRYPYQNWLGRDSGDGEKIVDRVLEELGLSELADRPLDALSGGQRQRVALAKVMAQEPSILLLDEPTTFLDIRYQLQFMELLSTWRQRNRITIVAVLHDLNLAAQFCDHILALKEGETAGSGTPHALMTEEHIREIFQVNPAMVKHPDHGIPQLLLRREHEKPKN; encoded by the coding sequence ATGAGTAAAGACACGAACTATACGGTGCATGCCAATCGGAATGAACCTATCCATACGGGTGAACGGGCAGATCCGAGTTTCGATACTCAGCGTGGTATAAGGAAACCTTTGATTGAAGTCGATGGAGTAGGTAAACGGTATGGTCAGCATCAGGCGTTAAATGGTGTGAGTTGGCAGATCGCAGAAGGCGATTGGTGGGGTGTTGTAGGTCCTAACGGAAGCGGCAAATCAACCTTACTGCAACTATTGGCTGGCACGGAGTCGGTTAGTGAGGGCAGTATTCAACTGAATGGCAGGAATATCACTTCGTATAGCCGCAAGGATCTGTCTCGTATGATTGCTGTTCTGCAACAGGATGGACTGCCTGCAATCTCATATCCCGTAAGGGATGTTGTGGAGATGGGGCGTTATCCCTATCAGAACTGGCTTGGTCGTGATTCGGGTGATGGCGAGAAGATCGTTGATCGTGTGCTAGAGGAATTAGGTCTGTCCGAGCTTGCGGATCGTCCTCTGGATGCGCTCAGTGGAGGACAACGTCAGCGGGTAGCCCTTGCTAAAGTGATGGCACAGGAACCGAGCATTCTTTTGTTAGACGAGCCCACAACGTTTCTGGATATCCGTTATCAGTTGCAATTTATGGAGTTATTATCGACATGGCGTCAAAGAAATCGAATTACGATTGTGGCAGTGTTGCATGATCTGAACCTAGCTGCGCAGTTTTGTGATCATATTCTGGCTTTGAAAGAAGGCGAAACTGCTGGCTCTGGAACCCCTCATGCACTGATGACCGAGGAACATATTCGAGAGATCTTCCAAGTGAACCCTGCGATGGTGAAGCATCCAGATCATGGCATTCCCCAGTTGCTGCTGCGCCGGGAGCATGAAAAGCCGAAGAATTGA
- the cobT gene encoding nicotinate-nucleotide--dimethylbenzimidazole phosphoribosyltransferase: MRNEQVLEQLIRRITDPHEQVAAEAAAHVDILTKPPGSLGKLEELVIRLAGITGQSRPCFERRAVIVMAADHGVVAEGVSAFPAEVTPQMVLNFLAGGAAVNVLARHAGADVLCVDIGVNADLDHPELISRKVRKGTANMAKGPAMTRDEAIQAILVGAEVVTSEVDRGTQIFVTGEMGIGNTTASAAVMCALTGISPASAVGRGTGIDDVGLQRKATVVSQALSLNAPHAEDALDVLSKVGGLEIAGLTGVILAAAANGCPVVVDGFISTAAALIARELAPASTAYMIASHTSDESGHAALLREMDLKPMLDLNMRLGEGTGGVLSLHLIDAACRILNEMATFASAGVSDGSSQGEVSS, from the coding sequence ATGCGTAATGAACAGGTGTTGGAGCAGTTAATACGTCGAATCACAGATCCTCATGAGCAGGTCGCGGCAGAAGCTGCAGCTCATGTGGATATCCTCACGAAGCCGCCAGGCAGTCTTGGCAAACTGGAGGAGCTCGTTATTCGCCTAGCAGGTATTACAGGACAGAGTCGTCCTTGCTTCGAACGTCGAGCGGTGATCGTGATGGCAGCAGACCATGGTGTAGTTGCCGAAGGTGTCAGTGCATTCCCTGCTGAGGTAACACCGCAGATGGTTCTTAATTTTCTGGCGGGTGGAGCGGCCGTTAACGTGCTTGCCCGGCATGCTGGGGCAGATGTGCTCTGTGTAGATATTGGAGTGAATGCTGATCTAGATCACCCCGAGCTCATCTCCCGCAAAGTCCGCAAAGGCACAGCTAACATGGCGAAAGGCCCAGCGATGACTCGGGATGAAGCGATCCAAGCGATCCTCGTTGGCGCCGAAGTGGTCACGTCAGAAGTGGACCGAGGAACGCAGATATTTGTAACTGGAGAGATGGGGATTGGCAATACAACGGCAAGTGCTGCTGTAATGTGTGCTCTAACGGGAATATCACCGGCTTCGGCTGTTGGACGCGGAACGGGGATCGATGATGTTGGGTTACAGCGCAAGGCAACGGTGGTAAGCCAGGCTTTAAGTCTGAATGCACCCCATGCGGAGGATGCGCTGGATGTGCTCAGTAAGGTTGGCGGATTAGAAATTGCCGGACTAACAGGTGTAATTCTTGCTGCTGCTGCGAATGGATGCCCAGTGGTGGTTGATGGGTTTATCTCAACAGCCGCAGCATTGATTGCAAGAGAGCTTGCACCAGCGAGCACGGCTTATATGATTGCTTCCCATACATCCGATGAAAGTGGACATGCGGCACTGCTTCGTGAGATGGATCTGAAGCCAATGCTTGATCTGAATATGCGACTGGGTGAAGGGACAGGAGGCGTACTAAGTCTTCATCTCATCGATGCGGCTTGCCGTATTCTTAACGAGATGGCGACCTTTGCCAGTGCGGGTGTATCCGATGGCTCGTCTCAAGGAGAGGTTTCTTCATGA
- a CDS encoding cobyric acid synthase, translated as MLQGTASDVGKSVITTALCRIFKQDGFRPAPFKSQNMALNSYVTEDGKEIGRAQGAQAEACGIEATTDMNPILIKPVRDMHSQIVVHGVPFAQMSASDYRQHFLPEAKQTVMEALDRLRSTYDVVLMEGAGSPAEINLKDRDIVNMNLAGWADAPVILISDIDRGGVFASIVGTLELLEPHEVQRVKGFIINKFRGDLSLLQPGLDWLEERTGIPVLGVLPYIRDIQIEAEDSVVLDSLRHGKSGQQELDLAVIRYPRISNFTDFDALSREPDVNIRYVTSLEELGSPDAILLPGTKDTIGDLEFLRESGLEQAIARHIEREHVQLVGICGGYQMLGQHLQDPFAVEANQVQEARGMGMLPLSTTFLQNKQTVRASGWVQVEHPIRLHVEMDGAHSAGQSASPLPIEGYEIHMGVTECHEPERVSPLFEIRHPGGQSFDEGWGTQDGKVWGTYLHGLFESDQFRRSWLNGLRDSKGLAPLLETYSARERKEMEFDRVAESLRSALDLERIYKIMDLQTPQ; from the coding sequence ATGCTGCAAGGAACCGCATCGGATGTAGGAAAGAGCGTAATAACGACAGCACTATGCCGGATATTCAAACAGGATGGCTTCAGACCTGCACCGTTCAAATCCCAGAATATGGCGCTGAATTCCTATGTCACAGAGGACGGTAAGGAAATAGGTAGAGCGCAGGGAGCACAGGCAGAGGCTTGTGGCATTGAGGCGACGACAGACATGAATCCAATCCTCATTAAGCCTGTGCGCGATATGCACTCCCAGATTGTTGTGCACGGCGTACCCTTTGCTCAGATGAGCGCGTCAGACTATCGGCAGCATTTTCTGCCTGAGGCGAAGCAGACCGTGATGGAAGCATTGGATCGTCTGCGGTCTACTTATGATGTCGTACTAATGGAGGGTGCTGGCAGCCCTGCAGAGATTAATCTGAAGGATCGGGATATTGTTAATATGAACCTGGCCGGATGGGCAGATGCACCGGTTATTCTGATCTCTGATATTGATCGAGGCGGCGTATTTGCCTCCATTGTAGGTACGCTTGAGTTGTTGGAGCCACATGAGGTACAGCGTGTAAAAGGGTTCATTATTAACAAATTCCGGGGCGATCTGTCCCTATTGCAGCCAGGACTGGATTGGTTGGAAGAACGGACAGGAATTCCAGTCCTCGGCGTGTTACCTTACATAAGAGATATACAGATTGAAGCTGAAGATTCAGTCGTTTTGGATTCCCTGCGTCATGGTAAGTCGGGGCAACAGGAATTAGATCTTGCTGTGATTCGGTATCCGCGAATTTCGAACTTTACCGACTTCGATGCATTGTCTCGTGAACCCGACGTCAATATTAGGTATGTTACTTCACTAGAGGAGCTTGGTTCACCAGATGCAATCCTATTACCCGGGACAAAGGACACCATAGGTGATCTGGAATTCTTGCGTGAATCAGGCTTGGAGCAAGCGATTGCCCGTCATATCGAGCGTGAGCATGTGCAACTCGTGGGGATCTGCGGCGGTTATCAGATGCTTGGTCAGCATCTTCAAGATCCTTTTGCCGTTGAGGCGAATCAGGTTCAGGAGGCAAGAGGCATGGGCATGCTGCCACTATCTACGACCTTCCTACAGAACAAACAGACGGTTAGAGCTTCCGGTTGGGTACAGGTGGAACATCCAATTCGTTTACACGTGGAAATGGACGGAGCCCATTCGGCTGGTCAATCGGCTTCTCCGCTGCCTATTGAAGGGTATGAGATTCATATGGGAGTTACGGAATGCCATGAACCGGAGCGGGTGTCGCCTCTATTTGAAATACGTCATCCAGGGGGACAATCGTTTGATGAGGGTTGGGGAACCCAGGATGGCAAGGTATGGGGAACGTATCTGCATGGCTTGTTTGAAAGTGATCAGTTTCGGCGTTCCTGGCTTAACGGTTTGCGGGACAGTAAAGGGCTTGCTCCTCTCCTTGAAACATACAGTGCGCGTGAGCGTAAGGAGATGGAATTTGATAGAGTAGCGGAATCCTTGCGTTCTGCACTGGATCTGGAGCGGATATATAAAATTATGGATCTGCAAACTCCACAATAG
- a CDS encoding queuosine precursor transporter: MFNLGWGALFVLVTYGFFLLCYRLFGKKGLYAWIGVATVIANIQVTKTIDIMGIVLTLGNTMYVSLYLTSDLLNEKYGSGEARKAVWFGFFTLIMTTVLMQMVLYFDPASTDFAQKPMEALFGLLPRLALGSLSAYFISQFLDVRLYSWLRKITPGRNQLWIRTNGSSIISSFVDTLVFTAIAFAFIYPWDVWIEIFLTTYVIKFVLTAVGTPFLYAARNFKFKDES, from the coding sequence ATGTTTAATTTAGGGTGGGGAGCGTTATTCGTTCTCGTCACTTATGGTTTCTTTTTGTTATGTTATCGCTTGTTCGGTAAAAAAGGTCTATATGCCTGGATTGGTGTCGCAACGGTTATTGCCAACATTCAGGTGACCAAAACGATAGATATTATGGGGATTGTGTTGACTCTAGGCAATACGATGTACGTAAGTCTATACCTTACCAGTGACTTGCTTAATGAGAAGTACGGTTCAGGAGAAGCGCGCAAAGCTGTATGGTTCGGTTTCTTTACGTTAATTATGACCACGGTACTCATGCAGATGGTGTTGTACTTTGACCCGGCGTCTACAGACTTTGCTCAGAAGCCGATGGAAGCTTTATTCGGGCTATTGCCACGTCTTGCACTGGGAAGCCTGTCAGCGTACTTTATTAGTCAATTCCTGGATGTGCGCCTGTACTCTTGGTTACGCAAAATCACACCTGGTCGTAATCAACTGTGGATTCGTACGAACGGAAGCTCGATTATCAGTTCATTTGTGGATACGCTAGTGTTCACTGCGATTGCGTTTGCATTCATTTATCCATGGGATGTGTGGATTGAGATTTTCCTAACGACCTATGTGATCAAATTTGTACTCACTGCAGTGGGAACACCATTCTTATATGCTGCGCGTAATTTTAAATTTAAGGATGAGTCTTAA
- a CDS encoding ABC transporter substrate-binding protein yields MNIKNWKSVASLLSAAALALALAGCGNATTNEGSGASQQPAQEQSQEQTTTDLKTQYPLTVTDATGETFTFEKAPAKIVSVSPAETESLFALGLDEQIVGVSDFDDYPEAATTKPKMGGVSKPNEESIIAADADIVFTGISMNEEAVKKFRDLGIVIFKTDPKSVDDVAKNIETFGQITDTQEKAQEIIAKMKQDVTDVTEAVKAVKPEEKKNVYVEFSPGWTVGKGEFMDELITLAGGNNVASDLQGWNEINEENIIAANPDVILYANDVIDENSKTLDQIIKARSGWDQITAVKDDAVIGLDANLLSRPGPRVTEGLKAVAKAIYPDLFQ; encoded by the coding sequence ATGAATATTAAGAACTGGAAAAGCGTAGCGTCCCTGCTTAGTGCAGCGGCACTAGCACTGGCTTTGGCTGGATGTGGCAATGCAACAACGAATGAGGGGTCAGGAGCATCACAGCAACCTGCACAGGAGCAGAGTCAAGAACAGACAACAACGGATCTCAAGACACAATATCCACTTACCGTTACAGATGCAACGGGTGAAACGTTCACGTTTGAAAAGGCACCAGCCAAAATTGTATCTGTATCTCCAGCGGAGACAGAGTCGTTGTTCGCTCTTGGATTGGACGAGCAAATTGTAGGTGTATCTGATTTTGATGATTACCCTGAAGCAGCTACAACGAAGCCCAAAATGGGCGGTGTATCTAAACCGAATGAAGAGTCCATCATTGCAGCGGATGCAGACATCGTATTCACAGGTATTTCCATGAATGAAGAAGCGGTGAAGAAATTCCGTGACCTGGGGATTGTTATTTTCAAGACTGATCCAAAATCAGTAGATGATGTGGCGAAAAACATTGAAACATTTGGTCAAATTACGGATACACAGGAAAAGGCCCAAGAGATCATCGCGAAGATGAAGCAAGATGTAACAGATGTTACTGAAGCGGTGAAGGCAGTTAAACCGGAAGAGAAGAAGAACGTATATGTTGAATTTTCCCCAGGCTGGACGGTGGGTAAAGGTGAGTTCATGGATGAGCTGATCACACTTGCTGGAGGAAACAACGTTGCTTCTGATTTGCAAGGCTGGAACGAAATTAATGAAGAAAATATCATTGCTGCGAACCCGGATGTAATTCTGTATGCCAATGATGTCATTGATGAGAATTCCAAAACACTGGATCAAATTATCAAAGCTCGTAGCGGCTGGGATCAGATTACTGCGGTAAAAGACGATGCGGTTATCGGTCTAGATGCCAACCTACTTAGCCGTCCAGGACCACGGGTAACCGAAGGTCTGAAAGCCGTAGCTAAAGCGATCTACCCTGATCTGTTCCAATGA